The Euphorbia lathyris chromosome 8, ddEupLath1.1, whole genome shotgun sequence genome has a window encoding:
- the LOC136202000 gene encoding mediator of RNA polymerase II transcription subunit 15a-like, with protein MKFERLNLDQKESHNMQPQVHNQGQRRPIPMSANQSQAREQILSQNIRSNMGSSGVQSSASLTSALPPVSGLSPTMQNISEALQSSEVNSMGQVAQHLKQQVQNFLQYLYEQLSNQKFVHQQAIHQQKVMMELQMGHSQQLNLPEMQHEKMLHSQQLNQLERQQQLMKQHQQMKSGVSFPISSPQSSQSFQAASPHLSEHSSPKVDQQNLLSFLSKAETPLQSGTANSPFYVASPSTQLAPSPMPGDFPKSSI; from the exons ATGAAATTTGAAAGATTAAATCTTGATCAGAAAG AATCTCATAATATGCAGCCTCAAGTTCACAATCAAGGGCAGCGTCGTCCTATTCCAATGTCAGCTAATCAGTCTCAAGCACGTGAGCAAATTTTATCACAGAATATCCGGAGTAATATGGGTTCCTCAGGGGTTCAAAGTTCTGCCAGTTTGACATCAGCACTGCCTCCTGTTTCTGGTCTATCGCCTACTATGCAGAATATTTCTGAAGCTCTACAGAGCTCAGAAGTGAATTCAATGGGACAGGTTGCTCAACATCTGAAACAACAAGTACAGAATTTTCTGCAATATCTGTATGAACAACTTTCAAACCAGAAGTTTGTTCATCAACAGGCCATTCATCAACAGAAAGTAATGATGGAGCTGCAGATGGGGCATTCTCAACAGCTCAATCTGCCCGAGATGCAGCACGAGAAGATGTTGCATTCTCAACAGCTCAATCAGCTCGAGAGGCAGCAACAGTTAATGAAACAGCATCAACAGATGAAATCAGGAGTATCCTTTCCTATATCTTCACCTCAATCATCTCAATCGTTTCAGGCTGCCTCTCCACATTTGTCTGAACACTCTTCTCCAAAGGTTGATCAACAAAATCTACTATCGTTCCTAAGCAAAGCCGAAACACCATTGCAGTCTGGAACTGCAAACTCTCCTTTCTACGTCGCATCTCCTTCAACTCAGTTAGCTCCATCCCCCATGCCAGGAGATTTTCCCAAAAGCTCTATATGA